The following are encoded together in the Glycine max cultivar Williams 82 chromosome 8, Glycine_max_v4.0, whole genome shotgun sequence genome:
- the LOC100803184 gene encoding uncharacterized protein, protein MDLYFPLAILVLILGTPYSSAFGKSESNVKTAVFLSPKFELGPGSVANKFDYDIDFPRGHIALKSFNAEVVDEAGNSVALHETYLHHWVVARYYQPKYVKTHTSYDGHRILHNSDFVFVRNSGLCQRNTLGQYFGLGSETRGTATDVPDPFGIAVGDPAEIPEGYEEKWMFNIHAIDTRGVVDKRGCTECKCELYNVTKDAYGKPLMPDYKGGLKCCYDQTQCRLREGFEGPKRSLYLRYTVKWVDWDKFLVPVKIYIFDVTDTIKISDDSGGMIPEHDCQIEYDVESCSTDQKDGNGCLHVQKTSLPLQKGGYVIYGVAHQHSGGTGSTLYGQDGRVICSSIPSYGKGKEAGNEADYIVGMSTCYPRPGSVNIIDGETLTLESNYSSSREHTGVMGLFYLLVAEQLPHQHLKHTSRSSFFIDINSIVH, encoded by the exons ATGGATTTGTATTTTCCTTTGGCAATACTTGTGCTGATATTAGGCACACCATACTCTAGTGCTTTTGGGAAGAGTGAAAGTAATGTGAAAACAGCTGTTTTTCTGTCTCCCAAGTTTGAACTTGGACCGGGTTCGGTAGCCaataaatttgattatgataTTGATTTTCCAAGAGGTCATATTGCCCTCAAGAGTTTCAATGCTGAAGTAGTTGATGAAGCAGGGAACTCTGTGGCTCTCCATGAAACTTATCTCCATCACTGGGTTGTTGCAAGATACTATCAACCTAAATATGTTAAGACACACACAAGCTATGATGGCCATAGGATACTTCATAACTCTGATTTCGTATTTGTGAGGAACAGTGGCTTATGCCAGAGAAATACTCTTGGACAGTACTTTGGCCTTGGATCCGAGACACGAGGCACAGCTACGGATGTTCCAGATCCTTTTGGGATAGCTGTAGGGGATCCTGCAGAAATTCCTGAAGGGTATGAGGAGAAGTGGATGTTCAATATCCATGCCATTGATACACGCGGTGTAGTGGATAAGAGGGGGTGCACTGAGTGTAAGTGTGAGCTTTACAATGTTACAAAGGATGCATATGGCAAGCCTCTAATGCCAGACTACAAAGGAGGTTTGAAATGTTGCTATGATCAAACACAGTGCAGGTTGAGGGAAGGCTTTGAGGGCCCAAAGAGGAGCCTCTACCTAAGATACACAGTAAAGTGGGTTGACTGGGACAAGTTTCTTGTGCCTGTtaagatttatatatttgatgtcACTGATACTATAAAAATATCAGATGATTCTGGAGGAATGATCCCTGAGCATGATTGCCAG ATTGAGTATGACGTTGAATCTTGCAGCACTGACCAAAAGGATGGTAATGGCTGCCTTCATGTGCAGAAGACAAGCCTTCCACTGCAAAAGGGTGGTTATGTCATCTATGGTGTTGCTCATCAACATTCAGGTGGAACTGGATCAACTCTATATGGACAG GATGGAAGAGTTATATGTTCTTCGATACCAAGTTAtggaaagggaaaagaagcaggAAATGAAGCAGACTACATTGTAGGAATGAGCACATGTTATCCTCGACCTGGTTCTGTAAATATAATTGATGGTGAAACTTTAACTCTAGAGTCTAATTACAGCAGCAGCCGTGAGCACACCGGAGTAATGGGGCTTTTCTATCTATTGGTGGCAGAACAACTTCCACACCAACACTTGAAACATACCTCTCGGTCTTCATTCTTTATAGATATTAATAGTATAGTTCATTGA